CCGTCGGAGGGTACGGCGGCCGGGCCGATCTGATGGACCGGGTCGCGCCGTCGGGACCCGTCTACCAGGCGGGGACGCTCTCCGGCAACCCGCTGGCCATGAGGGCCGGGATCGAGACCCTCGATCTCATGGACGAGCCGGGCGCGTACGAGAATCTCGAGGCGGTCTCCGGGCGGCTCGCCGCCGGGCTCCTGAGCGCGGTCCGGGACGCCGGGGTCCCGTCCACCGTGAACCGGGTCGGCTCGATGATGACCGCGTTCTTCACCGACGGGGGGGTTACCGACCACGCCTCGGCCGCCCGGTCGGACACGAAGCGGTACGCGGCGTTCTTCCACGGGATGCTCCGTCGCGGCGTGTACCTGGCCCCGTCCCAGTTCGAGGCGGCGTTCGTGTCCACCGCGCACCGCGAGGCCGATGTGGATCTCACGATCGAGGCCGCGCGCGAGACGCTCCGGGAGATCGCGGCCGCCGGCGCGAGGTGAATCCGAAAGGAGGAGGCGCGATGCTCAGGCTCCACTACCACGGCCACGACTGCTTCGAGCTCGACGACGGCGGCCACCGGGTGCTCATCGATCCTTTTCTCACCGGGAACGCCAACGCCGACGTCGGCCCCGACGCCTTCGAGAAGCTCGACGCCGTCCTGATCACCCACGGCCACGGCGACCACGTCGGGGACGGGGTCGAGATCGCGAAGCGGACCGGCGCCCTCGTCGTCGCCAACTACGAGATCGTCAACTACTTCGCGGCGAAGGGGTGCAAGGGGCACCCGATGCACATCGGGGGCGGCCGCACCTTCCCGTTCGGCCACGTGAAGCTGACGATCGCTCACCACGGCTCGACCGGGCCGAACGGCGAGGCGCTGGGGAACCCGGTGGGGTTCGTGGTCACGATGGGCGGGAAGAAGGTCTACCACGCCGGCGACACTGGCCTGTTCCTCGACATGAAGCTGATCGGGGAGGCCTGGGGGCCCCTGGACGCCGCGCTCCTCCCCATCGGCGACAACTTCACCATGGGGATCGACGACGCGGTCAGGGCCGCCGGATTCCTCGACGCCCGGGTGTGCATCCCGATGCACTACGGTACGTTCGACGTCATCGCCGCTGATCCGGGGGAGTTCGTCAGGAAGGTCGAGGCGACGGGGCGCAAGGCCATGGTGGTGAATCCGGGCTCGAGTTGCACCGTCTGAGGCCGCGCCAGCTCATCGCGCGAGACGACGGGCCTCCGCACCGACCACCGGGTCGTCCGGCGCGAGGCGGATCGCCTCCTCCGCCTCTCGGCGCGCCTCCGCCGGACGGCCGGTGGCGGCGAGCACCTCCGCGAGGGCCGCATGCGCCCGGGCGTGGCCGGCATCGAGACGGATCGCCTCCCGGAGCGGGCCCTCGGCGGCCGCCGGGCGTCCCGCGCGGACCAGCGTCCTCCCGAGGTCGTATCGGACGCGAGGATCCCCGGGATCGAGACGGGAGGCCTCCTCGTACTCCCTGACCGCCTCGCCCAGACTCCCTTTCATCGCCAGCGCGTTCCCGAGATTCATGTGTCCCGACGCGACGCGGGGCGAAAGCTCGACCGCGCGCCGGAATTCCAGGAGCGCGTCGTCCAGCTTCCCACGCTCGACCAGGGCCATCCCGAGGTTGCCGCGCCCGATCGGCTCGTCGGGGGTCACGGCGACGGAACGCTCGAACAGGGCGACGCTGTCCTTCCAGTACCCCTCCTGCACCCACGCGACGGCGCCCAGGCCCACGACCGCCGCGAGCCCGAGGGCCCCGGCCGCCCACGCGGCCCGCGGCGACCGGAGCTTCCCGCGGGGGGGCAGCGCCCAGACCACGGCGGCCAGAGGTCCCATCAGCGGCACGTAGGCGTAGCGGTCGGCGCGAGCTTGGACGCCGACCTGCACGATGCCGAGGACCGGCAGGAGAGTCACGAGGTACCAGGCCCATGCCGCCCGAGCGCCACGTCCCGACTTCACCGCGAAGACGGTGACGGCGGCGAGGAGCAGGAGGCTCGCGCCGATCTGCCAGCCTGGAATCGCCGCGCCCGGGTGAGGGTAGAACACCGCGAGACCCGTCGGCCAGGCCATCTTGACCAGGTACCAGGCCGACGACACCGCCGCGTTCGCGAGCCGGACCCCGACGGGAAACGCCTCGACCGTCCGCACCGCGCCGTGGGAGGCCTGCGCCCAGACCGTCGCGACGCCGCACGCGAGCGAGGCCGCGAGGAAGGGGAGCTTCTCCGCCGTGAGCCGGATCAGGAGCGCGGACCGCATCTCCCCCGGCCGTGCGCGCCGCTCGACCAGGAGCCCGTCGACGAGGAGCAGCGTCAGAGGGAGCGTCACGGCCATGGGCTTCGCGGCGAGGGCGAGGAGCGCGAGGGCCAGCACACCGAGGTAGCGAGCCCGCCCCGGCCGGCGCGCGTACGCCGTCCAGCCGAGGAGCGCCAGGAGCCAGAACAACGTGCTCAGCACGTTCTTCCGCTCGGCGATCCACGCGACCGACTCGACGTTGAGCGGGTGGACCGCGAAGAGCGCGGCGGCCAGGCCCGCCCGCAGCTCTTCCCCCCCGAGACGCGCGAGCAGCAGGAACAACAGGACGGCGTTCGCCGCGTGGATCGCCAGGCTCGTCAGGTGGTGCCCCGCGGGGCGGAGCCCCCAGATCTCGACGTCCACCATGTGCGAGAGCAGCGTGACCGGATGCCAGTTGCCCTCGAGGGGGGACGAGAGCGCCCACCGCACCGACGTGGGCGTGATCCCCGCGCGGACGTGGTCGTTCTCCGTGACGTAGGCGGGATCGTCGTAGTTGACGAAGCCGTCGCCGAGCACCCGAGCATGGACCGCGATCGTCAGCGCCACGATCGCGAGGGCGATCGCGAGCCTGGCGCGCCGGGCAGCCGCCTCGGGGCTCATCGCGGGGCCGCCCGCGCCCCGGCGCTACTTCGCCCGCTCGAGGTAGTCGCCGTCGAGCGTGCTGACTCGGACGACCTCCCCCTCCTCGATGAACGAGGGGACCTGGATGGTGAGGCCGGTCTCGAGGATCGCCGGCTTGCGCTGCGCCGAGGCGGTGGCGCCCTTGATCCCCGGGGCCGTCTCCACGACCTTCAGGTCCACGGCGGAGGGGAGCTCGATCCCCACCGGCTTCCCCTCGACCCAGTCCATCTCGACCATCGCCTCGGGGACGACG
The genomic region above belongs to Terriglobia bacterium and contains:
- a CDS encoding metal-dependent hydrolase, with the protein product MLRLHYHGHDCFELDDGGHRVLIDPFLTGNANADVGPDAFEKLDAVLITHGHGDHVGDGVEIAKRTGALVVANYEIVNYFAAKGCKGHPMHIGGGRTFPFGHVKLTIAHHGSTGPNGEALGNPVGFVVTMGGKKVYHAGDTGLFLDMKLIGEAWGPLDAALLPIGDNFTMGIDDAVRAAGFLDARVCIPMHYGTFDVIAADPGEFVRKVEATGRKAMVVNPGSSCTV
- a CDS encoding tetratricopeptide repeat protein; this encodes MSPEAAARRARLAIALAIVALTIAVHARVLGDGFVNYDDPAYVTENDHVRAGITPTSVRWALSSPLEGNWHPVTLLSHMVDVEIWGLRPAGHHLTSLAIHAANAVLLFLLLARLGGEELRAGLAAALFAVHPLNVESVAWIAERKNVLSTLFWLLALLGWTAYARRPGRARYLGVLALALLALAAKPMAVTLPLTLLLVDGLLVERRARPGEMRSALLIRLTAEKLPFLAASLACGVATVWAQASHGAVRTVEAFPVGVRLANAAVSSAWYLVKMAWPTGLAVFYPHPGAAIPGWQIGASLLLLAAVTVFAVKSGRGARAAWAWYLVTLLPVLGIVQVGVQARADRYAYVPLMGPLAAVVWALPPRGKLRSPRAAWAAGALGLAAVVGLGAVAWVQEGYWKDSVALFERSVAVTPDEPIGRGNLGMALVERGKLDDALLEFRRAVELSPRVASGHMNLGNALAMKGSLGEAVREYEEASRLDPGDPRVRYDLGRTLVRAGRPAAAEGPLREAIRLDAGHARAHAALAEVLAATGRPAEARREAEEAIRLAPDDPVVGAEARRLAR